A genomic segment from Segniliparus rotundus DSM 44985 encodes:
- a CDS encoding YbaB/EbfC family nucleoid-associated protein, with protein MITPEAAAASKARAENLLDIVQGQLSEAVQLKKSLLDIVGKGSSANRLAQASCGADGTLLSLRIDRERAGQIAWEHIEEAVVQAAKAATHDARKQALKMTTEFRKQLGEVPTSGEFLAEVLPDADIEYEQLPVSPMRKIPKAMLHEPPEEQAAAAADEEPDFAPPDDWIVSRVRPPAH; from the coding sequence ATGATCACTCCAGAAGCCGCGGCGGCCAGCAAAGCACGCGCCGAAAACCTGCTCGACATCGTCCAAGGGCAGCTCAGCGAGGCGGTTCAGTTGAAGAAAAGCCTGCTCGACATCGTCGGGAAAGGCAGCAGCGCGAACCGGTTGGCGCAGGCCAGCTGCGGGGCGGACGGGACCTTGCTCTCGTTGCGCATCGACCGAGAACGCGCCGGGCAGATCGCATGGGAGCACATCGAGGAGGCGGTTGTGCAGGCCGCGAAGGCCGCCACACATGACGCGCGCAAGCAAGCGCTGAAAATGACCACCGAATTCCGCAAACAACTCGGCGAGGTCCCGACCTCCGGTGAATTCCTCGCCGAAGTGCTGCCCGACGCGGACATCGAGTACGAACAGCTCCCCGTCTCGCCGATGCGCAAAATCCCCAAAGCGATGCTCCACGAACCGCCCGAGGAGCAGGCCGCAGCGGCGGCTGACGAAGAACCCGACTTCGCCCCCCCGGATGATTGGATCGTCTCACGGGTCCGACCTCCGGCGCATTGA
- a CDS encoding YbaB/EbfC family nucleoid-associated protein, with protein sequence MSSVLPGSGTAGSDEGLQGELAALRQKAQKAQKAQSLVGNPRSGGQAADGGVKAIVGPGGAVEAVRISDEAYQKLGPTKLAQSVVVAVSRAQQANLEKYRSALVEMDEGSAAAELSERFRIPKARLEEQKDDQDAVQYKTLGR encoded by the coding sequence ATGTCGAGCGTTCTGCCCGGATCTGGCACTGCGGGATCGGATGAGGGATTGCAGGGCGAGCTGGCGGCGTTGCGGCAGAAAGCGCAGAAAGCGCAGAAAGCGCAATCACTGGTCGGCAACCCTCGCTCGGGCGGGCAGGCCGCGGACGGCGGAGTGAAGGCGATCGTCGGCCCCGGCGGGGCAGTGGAGGCTGTGCGGATCAGCGATGAGGCGTACCAGAAGCTCGGGCCCACCAAACTCGCGCAGTCGGTCGTGGTCGCGGTCAGCCGGGCGCAGCAGGCCAATCTTGAGAAATACCGTTCTGCGCTCGTCGAGATGGACGAGGGCAGCGCCGCCGCGGAGCTCTCCGAGCGTTTCCGGATCCCGAAAGCGCGCTTGGAGGAACAGAAAGACGATCAAGACGCCGTGCAGTACAAAACCCTGGGTCGCTGA
- a CDS encoding WXG100 family type VII secretion target: MLIHNPRSSGGSQPSGTAGSSSGGGSGGSQGFRLDPDSVRQDASDIQAAGQTLSDIGQQASGVHVGSDVYGLIARPFAAALQMVYQQIGSGITSFADSIAHVSDQLSGAVDQLEEVDSEHAEIMRQLGETIPDPSSYGVPKGGVTPDEGVDGGLTMADPSTFARPKGGVTPDEGVDGGLTMADPSTFARPQGGGSADAGGAGSGTGARIADPSAFARPQGGGSSSSGGGSSPVGSSSGGSSPAASSGGSASQPHSSPQSPSPQSASSQPSSRSLDDILSQGGASLGNGALGSEGGAGLGVVGSTAGHEGALGEAHGSGGGLTHTASGAETSRTSGEGPAAAPSHVPAAPSSAGGGMGEFPRSGQPVGNLGGLPGEADSALHGLPAAGAAAGYASAGYSDQYGNAQQGGSEGLLQGVSSIVSTALGSGGGMGTGGGMAGMGGFDGTAGATGAFAGAESEAGAAQGFTGPPPAGMGADLAAGGHGGEASGPASHGSEASSTNDFARSDTGADLEGDSPDDAQSDEKDKDKPAAASGGQMGGAQGGMHGAGGAAPAQAAVSNKFGLRADPESFPSAMDSGSILERHGAGVQQREASGEDVGIRFGPLPSDLGHVGDSPAQPSPGDTKDSDVWEDPDLFETRT, translated from the coding sequence ATGTTGATACACAATCCACGTTCGTCGGGCGGCTCGCAACCGTCGGGAACGGCTGGGTCCTCTTCGGGCGGCGGCAGCGGCGGATCGCAAGGTTTCCGACTCGACCCCGACTCCGTCCGTCAGGACGCGAGCGACATCCAGGCGGCAGGCCAGACCCTCTCGGACATCGGGCAGCAAGCATCAGGGGTCCATGTCGGGTCGGATGTGTACGGGCTCATCGCCCGCCCGTTCGCCGCAGCTCTCCAAATGGTCTACCAGCAGATCGGCAGCGGTATCACCTCATTCGCAGACTCCATCGCCCATGTGTCGGACCAACTTTCCGGGGCGGTGGACCAACTTGAGGAAGTGGACTCAGAGCACGCCGAGATCATGAGGCAGCTCGGCGAAACCATCCCCGATCCCAGCAGCTACGGTGTCCCGAAAGGCGGTGTGACTCCGGACGAGGGCGTGGATGGCGGGCTCACGATGGCGGATCCGAGCACGTTCGCCAGGCCGAAAGGCGGTGTGACACCGGACGAGGGCGTGGATGGCGGGCTCACGATGGCGGATCCGAGCACGTTCGCCAGGCCGCAGGGGGGCGGGTCTGCGGATGCAGGTGGTGCTGGTTCGGGCACTGGTGCGCGCATCGCGGACCCGAGCGCTTTCGCCAGGCCCCAGGGCGGCGGCTCCTCGTCGTCAGGCGGTGGCAGCTCCCCGGTTGGCAGCTCCTCGGGCGGTAGTTCTCCAGCGGCCAGCAGCGGTGGCAGCGCATCGCAGCCGCACTCCTCGCCACAGAGCCCGTCGCCACAGTCTGCCTCGTCGCAGCCGTCTTCCCGGAGCCTGGATGACATTCTGTCGCAGGGAGGCGCCTCCTTGGGCAATGGCGCGCTTGGCTCTGAGGGCGGTGCTGGTCTCGGGGTCGTCGGCTCGACGGCAGGACACGAGGGCGCTCTGGGCGAGGCGCATGGATCCGGCGGTGGCCTGACACATACCGCGAGCGGAGCGGAGACCAGCCGCACCTCGGGCGAGGGGCCCGCCGCCGCGCCAAGCCATGTCCCCGCCGCGCCCTCTTCGGCTGGTGGCGGCATGGGCGAGTTCCCCCGCTCCGGTCAGCCGGTCGGCAATCTCGGGGGCCTGCCGGGCGAGGCGGACTCCGCTCTGCATGGCCTTCCTGCTGCGGGCGCTGCAGCCGGATACGCGAGCGCCGGGTACTCGGACCAATACGGCAACGCGCAACAGGGCGGTTCCGAAGGGTTGTTGCAGGGAGTTTCCTCCATCGTCAGCACCGCGCTCGGTTCCGGCGGCGGCATGGGCACGGGCGGCGGCATGGCGGGCATGGGCGGTTTCGACGGCACGGCGGGCGCGACGGGGGCCTTCGCCGGCGCCGAGTCCGAGGCCGGCGCCGCGCAGGGGTTCACCGGACCTCCCCCTGCGGGCATGGGCGCCGACCTCGCCGCAGGGGGCCATGGCGGCGAGGCTTCCGGACCTGCCAGCCACGGTTCCGAGGCGTCGAGCACGAATGACTTCGCCCGCTCGGACACAGGAGCCGACCTGGAGGGCGACTCGCCCGACGACGCGCAATCGGACGAGAAGGACAAAGACAAACCCGCTGCGGCCTCCGGGGGCCAGATGGGCGGCGCGCAAGGCGGCATGCATGGCGCGGGCGGCGCGGCCCCCGCGCAAGCGGCTGTCTCGAACAAGTTCGGTTTGCGCGCCGATCCGGAGAGCTTCCCCTCGGCGATGGACAGCGGCTCCATCCTTGAGCGGCACGGCGCTGGCGTCCAGCAGCGGGAAGCTTCTGGCGAAGATGTCGGGATCCGCTTCGGGCCGCTGCCGTCCGACCTCGGGCACGTCGGGGACAGCCCCGCGCAGCCGTCTCCCGGCGACACAAAGGATTCCGACGTGTGGGAAGACCCCGACCTTTTCGAGACCCGGACCTAG
- a CDS encoding condensation domain-containing protein yields MESIELSEYPILPGIVTHWMARADLSLEEWPEDDRCASYVHEAHLRGYASASSDARESWIGTAFEFEGHLDHEAIRRTLRLWVDQHEVLRSQVSLRDPSQPSSSPLIRRTLPVGAVDFEPVSAGPLRSSTAVHRELSHMFDVVASPLNWPGYLLSTVERDDGTITIVFVADHSLLDGYSQVLVSTELAELYKKVLEEGLDYAPEPSVVKDSYVDFSAAEREAAQSVTAEHPAVRAWAERVAEGDAMDFPLPLSDPKPHRGLVHQRPYNTWLLDSEQCDAFFSACKSFGGGYNAGIAAAMALATKLTSDRDRLSFVTPLDTRSDMRWAQSIGWFVGTAPVSVDLRAADSFSALVPVAQQSYSSTRLVSSVPFAKVCEVLSEEIKPSFIASFNNASAMAGADQWLQQRMRALRSKNYSDTEVFMALVRFPALGLSLSARYPNTFTAASSVHRFFSALRTVMVAVAHHGDFHVQSHPRFTRQSLVAAV; encoded by the coding sequence ATGGAAAGCATTGAACTTTCCGAATACCCGATTCTGCCTGGAATTGTCACGCACTGGATGGCGCGGGCCGACCTGAGCCTTGAGGAGTGGCCGGAGGACGACAGGTGTGCCTCATACGTGCACGAGGCCCACCTTCGCGGATACGCCAGCGCCAGCTCCGACGCGCGGGAAAGCTGGATCGGGACCGCGTTCGAATTCGAAGGCCACCTTGACCACGAGGCGATTCGCCGCACGCTGCGGCTCTGGGTGGACCAACACGAGGTGCTTCGCTCCCAGGTGTCGCTGCGGGACCCATCCCAGCCGTCGTCCTCGCCCTTGATCCGCCGCACCCTCCCCGTCGGCGCGGTGGACTTCGAGCCGGTCAGCGCAGGGCCGTTGCGCTCTTCGACCGCCGTCCACCGGGAGCTCAGCCACATGTTCGACGTGGTGGCCTCGCCCTTGAACTGGCCCGGCTACCTCCTCTCCACGGTGGAGCGCGACGACGGGACCATCACGATCGTCTTCGTCGCCGACCACAGCCTCCTGGACGGTTACTCGCAAGTGCTCGTCAGCACAGAACTCGCAGAACTGTACAAGAAAGTCCTGGAAGAGGGCCTCGACTACGCTCCGGAGCCTTCCGTGGTCAAGGATTCGTACGTGGACTTCTCCGCCGCGGAACGCGAAGCGGCCCAAAGCGTCACCGCCGAGCACCCGGCGGTGCGCGCGTGGGCCGAGCGGGTCGCCGAAGGGGACGCGATGGACTTCCCGCTGCCCTTGTCGGACCCCAAGCCCCACCGCGGCCTCGTCCATCAGCGCCCCTACAACACCTGGCTGTTGGACTCGGAGCAGTGCGACGCGTTCTTCAGCGCGTGCAAATCCTTCGGCGGCGGCTACAACGCCGGGATCGCGGCGGCCATGGCGCTGGCGACCAAGCTCACCTCGGACCGGGACCGGCTGAGTTTCGTGACGCCGCTGGACACGCGGAGCGACATGCGCTGGGCGCAATCGATCGGTTGGTTCGTCGGCACGGCCCCGGTCTCGGTCGACCTTCGCGCGGCGGATTCGTTCTCGGCCCTCGTGCCTGTCGCGCAGCAGAGCTACTCCTCGACGCGCCTGGTCAGCTCCGTGCCTTTCGCGAAGGTCTGCGAGGTGCTCTCCGAAGAGATCAAACCGTCCTTCATCGCCTCCTTCAACAACGCGTCGGCGATGGCCGGCGCCGATCAGTGGCTGCAACAGCGCATGCGGGCGCTGCGGAGCAAAAACTACTCCGACACAGAAGTCTTCATGGCGCTCGTCCGGTTCCCCGCGCTCGGTTTGTCGCTCTCCGCGCGGTACCCGAACACGTTCACGGCGGCTTCGAGCGTGCACCGGTTCTTCTCGGCGTTGCGGACTGTCATGGTGGCGGTGGCCCATCACGGCGACTTCCACGTCCAAAGCCATCCGCGATTCACCCGGCAGAGCCTTGTCGCCGCGGTCTGA